In the Drosophila takahashii strain IR98-3 E-12201 chromosome 3R, DtakHiC1v2, whole genome shotgun sequence genome, one interval contains:
- the kek6 gene encoding uncharacterized protein kek6, whose protein sequence is MHRSIMKSSRRSRNPKALPVCWILLCLVAWTLADDWSLSCASNCTCKWTNGKKSAICSSLQLTTIPSTLSTELQVLVLNDNHIPYLNREEFSTLGLLNLQRIYLKKSEVQYIHKESFRNLKILVEIDLSDNKLEMLDKDTFMGNDRLRILYLNGNPLKRLAAYQFPILPHLRTLDMHDCLISYIDPMSLANLNLLEFLNLKNNLLESLSEYVFQHMANLKTLSLEENPWQCNCKLRKFRGWYVTSRLSSVSLVCKGPPAQKDRSWDSVDDELFGCPPRVEIFNNEEVQNIDIGSNTTFSCLVYGDPLPEVAWELNGKILDNDNVLFDTESISSDKLWSNLTVFNVTSLDAGTYACTGSNSIGSMTQNISIYLSEIVQHVLEKTPETFWYFGLIMGIFGTVFLLISISFVVCLCKRTTRQHRHGSNKAGVKSSVSFNDQEKKLLDSSVTTTTNDRGDSYGIDNQPTSIGLNKADSAGMGFNQIEIHAVESHRHGSMLVQQQQQQQQQQQLQGGPGMRQQMSVPTSMAGHTHSHPAQISEEFPLNVGVFPPPPEFCSNIVPNPAFGGNIFIRVSVTQDMLDGADLNMYPDLLNIPKRMQDVQESGAGGTVAVPEGQFATLPRHAARRGILKKDSSLQQQQQQQLQQQHQQQQQLYTHDEIVTYNLEASGYDPHQSAYHSNAMELPPPPPPPAVTAVVQCHHPSPSNCASCISNAPSACPTPPVEVTPMRPLDSSAYPKYDNMGRRITASGGLGGSTLSLPDESETLFGQADGQSQGIAEQSQDLHQPQEASQGQDQGGGGPGEFVSL, encoded by the exons ATGCACCGCAGCATCATGaagagcagcaggaggagcaggaaccCCAAGGCTCTGCCAG TCTGCTGGATTCTGCTGTGCCTGGTGGCCTGGACACTGGCGGACGACTGGTCCCTGAGCTGCGCCTCGAACTGCACCTGCAAGTGGACGAACGGCAAGAAGTCGGCCATCTGCAGCTCGCTGCAGCTGACCACCATTCCGAGCACGCTGAGCACGGAGCTGCAGGTGCTGGTGCTGAACGACAACCACATTCCGTATCTCAACCGGGAGGAGTTCTCCACGCTGGGACTGCTGAACCTGCAGCGCATTTACCTCAAGAAGTCCGAGGTGCAGTACATCCACAAGGAGTCGTTCCGCAACCTGAAAATCCTGGTGGAGATCGACCTGTCGGACAACAAGCTGGAGATGCTCGACAAGGACACGTTCATGGGGAACGATCGCCTGAGGATCCTCTACCTGAACGGGAATCCCCTCAAGCGGCTGGCCGCCTACCAGTTTCCCATTCTGCCCCACCTGCGGACGCTGGACATGCACGACTGCCTGATCTCGTACATCGATCCGATGTCCCTGGCCAACCTCAACCTGCTGGAGTTCCTCAACCTGAAGAACAACCTGCTGGAGAGCCTCAGCGAGTACGTGTTCCAGCACATGGCCAACCTGAAGACGCTCTCGCTGGAGGAGAACCCGTGGCAGTGCAACTGCAAGCTGCGCAAGTTCCGCGGCTGGTACGTCACCAGTCGCCTGAGCTCCGTGAGCCTGGTGTGCAAGGGTCCGCCGGCCCAGAAGGACCGCTCCTGGGACAGCGTGGACGACGAGCTCTTCGGCTGCCCGCCGCGCGTGGAGATCTTCAACAACGAGGAGGTGCAGAACATCGACATAGGCAGTAATACTACCTTCAGCTGCCTCGTTTACGGGGATCCGCTGCCCGAGGTGGCCTGGGAGCTGAACGGCAAGATCCTGGACAATGACAACGTGTTGTTCGACACGGAGAGCATCTCGTCGGACAAGCTGTGGAGCAACCTCACCGTCTTCAACGTGACCAGTTTGGATGCGGGCACCTATGCTTGCACGGGTTCGAACTCCATTGGCAGCATGACCCAGAACATCAGCATCTACCTCAGCGAGATCGTTCAGCACGTGCTGGAGAAGACGCCCGAGACCTTCTGGTACTTTGGCCTCATCATGGGCATCTTCGGCACCGTCTTCCTGCTGATCTCCATCTCGTTCGTGGTCTGCCTGTGCAAGCGCACCACGCGGCAGCATCGCCATGGATCCAACAAGGCGGGCGTGAAGTCGAGTGTGAGTTTCAACGACCAGGAGAAGAAACTCCTGGACTCCAGCGTGACCACCACCACGAATGATCGGGGGGATAGCTACGGCATCGACAACCAGCCCACCTCCATTGGCCTGAACAAGGCGGACTCGGCGGGGATGGGCTTCAACCAGATCGAGATCCACGCGGTGGAGAGTCACCGGCATGGCAGCATGTTggtgcagcaacagcagcagcaacagcagcaacagcagttgCAGGGAGGTCCCGGGATGCGACAGCAGATGAGCGTGCCCACCTCGATGGCCGGCCACACCCACTCGCATCCCGCCCAGATCTCCGAGGAGTTCCCGCTGAACGTGGGCGTCTTCCCGCCGCCGCCGGAGTTCTGCTCGAACATCGTGCCGAATCCCGCCTTCGGGGGGAATATCTTCATCCGCGTCTCCGTCACCCAGGACATGCTGGACGGGGCGGACCTGAACATGTATCCGGATCTGCTGAACATTCCCAAGCGGATGCAGGATGTGCAGGAGAGTGGAGCTGGTGGCACGGTGGCCGTGCCGGAGGGTCAGTTTGCCACTCTGCCGCGACACGCAGCCAGGAGGGGCATTCTCAAGAAGGACAGCTccttgcaacagcagcagcagcagcaactgcagcagcaacatcagcagcaacagcaactctACACCCATGATGAAATCGTGACCTACAACCTGGAGGCCAGTGGCTACGATCCCCACCAGTCGGCGTACCACAGCAACGCCATGGAGctgcctcctccgccgccaccACCCGCCGTCACAGCGGTGGTGCAGTGCCACCACCCGAGTCCCAGCAACTGCGCCAGCTGCATCAGCAATGCGCCCTCCGCCTGCCCAACGCCGCCCGTGGAGGTCACGCCCATGCGGCCGCTGGACAGCTCCGCCTACCCCAAGTACGACAACATGGGCAGGCGGATCACGGCGAGCGGAGGTCTGGGCGGGTCTACCCTCTCCCTGCCCGACGAGAGCGAGACGCTCTTCGGTCAGGCGGATGGTCAATCCCAGGGAATCGCCGAGCAGTCGCAAGATCTTCACCAGCCGCAGGAGGCGTCGCAGGGCCAGGACCAAGGCGGCGGCGGTCCTGGCGAGTTTGTGTCGCTCTAG